A genomic stretch from Bacterioplanes sanyensis includes:
- a CDS encoding ammonium transporter, with the protein MTIKQGLIGIGWLAPGMAMAQPTTAPEMILSMNTVWIVMAAALVFFMQAGFALLESGMSRAKNAVNVMMKNYMDVCLGSLVFWFVGYGLMFGDNPSGLLGMSHFGVSQVSDWDYSLLLFQTMFAATAVTICSGAMAERTRYDAYLLAAAVMVGVIYPIFGSWVWGGLYGGSGWLADLGFIDFAGSTVVHSIGAWCALAGIIVLGPRSGRFDKHSSEARAIPGHNLSLVALGGFILWLGWFGFNGGSTLAAGSDIGKIVLNTHLAAAAGAVGAWLMSRLIKQPVLLTATVNGSLAGLVAITAGCAVLDLEYAALTGLIGGGLAVMGSRLLERWRLDDVVGAIPVHGFAGVWGTLAAGLFVADDLFNMTQLLVQLIGAVAAFLWAFPLALLLFFVLRRWFGLRASTQHEQQGLDFSEHDEVGYPEFHQHATYVRE; encoded by the coding sequence ATGACGATAAAACAAGGGTTAATCGGTATAGGGTGGCTGGCGCCTGGTATGGCAATGGCACAGCCAACGACTGCACCAGAAATGATTTTATCCATGAACACCGTGTGGATCGTGATGGCTGCGGCGCTGGTGTTTTTTATGCAGGCCGGTTTCGCTTTGTTAGAAAGTGGCATGTCACGCGCCAAGAATGCCGTCAATGTGATGATGAAAAACTACATGGATGTGTGCCTGGGCAGCTTGGTATTTTGGTTCGTTGGCTATGGCTTGATGTTTGGTGATAACCCATCGGGTTTGTTAGGCATGAGTCACTTTGGTGTGAGTCAGGTGAGTGACTGGGATTACAGCCTGTTATTGTTTCAAACCATGTTTGCCGCTACTGCCGTCACCATTTGCAGTGGCGCGATGGCAGAGCGCACTCGTTACGACGCTTATTTATTGGCCGCAGCGGTAATGGTAGGGGTGATTTATCCGATATTTGGCAGTTGGGTGTGGGGCGGCTTATACGGCGGCAGCGGCTGGCTGGCAGATTTAGGGTTTATTGATTTTGCTGGTTCAACTGTGGTGCATTCCATCGGTGCTTGGTGTGCTTTGGCGGGCATTATTGTATTGGGGCCGCGCAGCGGTCGCTTTGATAAACACAGTAGCGAAGCCAGAGCGATACCGGGGCACAATTTATCGCTGGTGGCACTCGGTGGATTTATTTTATGGCTGGGCTGGTTTGGTTTTAACGGCGGCAGCACCCTGGCTGCTGGCAGTGACATCGGCAAAATCGTACTCAATACCCATTTGGCCGCAGCCGCAGGTGCGGTTGGGGCATGGTTAATGAGCCGTTTAATTAAACAGCCGGTGCTATTAACGGCCACCGTCAATGGCAGCTTGGCAGGTTTGGTGGCGATTACCGCAGGCTGTGCGGTGCTGGATCTGGAATACGCTGCGCTGACCGGCTTGATCGGTGGTGGTTTGGCGGTGATGGGCAGTCGTCTGTTGGAGCGCTGGCGCTTGGATGATGTGGTGGGCGCCATTCCTGTGCATGGCTTTGCGGGTGTTTGGGGCACCTTGGCGGCGGGTCTGTTTGTCGCGGATGATCTGTTTAATATGACGCAGCTACTGGTGCAGCTGATCGGTGCGGTGGCGGCGTTTTTATGGGCATTTCCGTTGGCGTTATTGTTGTTTTTTGTTTTGCGACGCTGGTTTGGGCTGCGAGCAAGCACGCAACACGAACAGCAAGGGCTGGACTTCAGCGAGCATGATGAGGTCGGTTACCCTGAGTTTCACCAACACGCGACCTACGTACGGGAGTAG
- a CDS encoding AraC family transcriptional regulator, with protein sequence MTHKQSLFDVLIPQPALDCLLQLVQWRNGDADAVLLAGELQPHARLQTLSQQQCQQVLHTACDEMNEPALGLYWGNQWLLSCHHWRQQFVYSCNTVGAVLEQLCARFNAHMPRFQLQLDHHADLTRVAIETKEQDDACDDMLLELCISLTYACLTYFSDDRCRPIEIQLQSREPHHQALYPAFFHCPVNFHCAHNQILFRQQDLQHSVADKHPGQKYSDKVRWLFSHVRGHYPTCEQAAEPMALSGRTLRRRLHDEGTSYQQLLEQWRQQRAQHLLLHTHLSVQQVGYVLGYSDPANFGRAFRHWFNRSPRRYRQTEGTLIA encoded by the coding sequence ATGACACACAAACAATCTCTCTTTGATGTTCTTATCCCTCAGCCCGCTTTGGACTGCCTGCTGCAACTGGTGCAGTGGCGCAACGGCGATGCCGATGCCGTGCTGTTAGCTGGTGAATTGCAACCACATGCCAGGTTGCAGACCCTGTCGCAACAGCAGTGTCAGCAAGTGCTGCACACTGCCTGCGATGAAATGAATGAACCCGCGCTGGGGCTTTATTGGGGCAATCAATGGTTATTGTCTTGCCACCATTGGCGACAGCAGTTTGTATACAGTTGCAATACCGTGGGAGCTGTTCTGGAACAGTTGTGCGCTCGCTTTAATGCACACATGCCACGTTTTCAGTTGCAGCTGGACCATCATGCCGACCTCACCCGCGTCGCCATCGAGACAAAAGAGCAAGACGATGCCTGCGACGACATGTTGCTGGAGCTGTGCATCAGCCTAACGTACGCCTGCCTGACGTATTTTTCTGACGACCGCTGTCGTCCCATCGAAATTCAGTTGCAATCCCGCGAACCACACCATCAGGCGTTGTACCCGGCATTTTTTCATTGCCCGGTGAATTTCCACTGCGCCCACAATCAAATATTGTTTCGCCAACAAGATTTGCAGCACTCCGTCGCCGACAAACATCCAGGGCAAAAGTACAGCGATAAAGTACGTTGGTTATTTAGCCATGTGCGCGGCCACTACCCGACTTGTGAACAAGCAGCTGAGCCCATGGCCCTGTCCGGGCGGACATTAAGACGACGATTGCATGATGAAGGCACCAGTTATCAACAGCTATTAGAGCAATGGCGGCAACAACGAGCGCAACATCTGCTGCTGCACACGCACTTAAGCGTGCAACAAGTGGGGTATGTGTTGGGCTATTCAGACCCAGCCAACTTTGGCCGGGCCTTTCGTCATTGGTTTAACCGCTCGCCGCGGCGCTATCGACAAACAGAAGGGACGCTTATAGCGTAA
- a CDS encoding ATP-binding protein gives MYQPGVLSRKLLLAILLCSSVVTVLMTGFILWRDYQIEVSASQQAVERIRLTYVESLSISLWQMDERQLESQLQGIVNLPHIVEARVEDALGTVIEVGSLHHDEHRHVYEIDLFVQRHGDEPLGSLRLCIDRDYILAQVYDKAITILLSQFIRTMLVSALILMLVTHMVTRHLNKLAAWADQNDLHRPLVLQRQQRWPDELSRLQQAMDHQRRRILQALQQRDQANDQLRELNDTLEHKVEERTQRLTEAFQHLQRSMHELRSTQEQLVMSEKMAQLGNLVAGVAHELNTPLGTAMTASSFLHDTLHNSLHDTELDDDVAEALQLMEDNLRRALNIVNTFKRLAVDPEQEARRRFRLDELEAELAELIAQYGVADRLQLHLQLADVWMNTYFSSFMTVLQALLSNSIEHGYPDGQAMTIGIEAQCVDRHWLQLVFSDDGVGMTTEALQRAFDPFYTTRRFKGNTGLGLHLVYNLVTQILAGSIEPQQSERGVSWILRIPVDVTREERTPLKGLFSQHEP, from the coding sequence ATGTATCAGCCGGGTGTGCTGAGTCGCAAATTGTTATTGGCCATTCTGTTGTGCAGCTCTGTCGTCACTGTGCTGATGACGGGGTTTATTCTTTGGCGCGATTATCAAATCGAAGTCAGCGCGTCACAACAAGCGGTCGAGCGCATTCGCCTGACTTATGTCGAGTCGTTATCGATTAGCTTGTGGCAAATGGATGAACGGCAATTGGAGTCGCAGCTGCAAGGCATTGTTAATCTGCCTCATATCGTTGAAGCACGGGTAGAAGATGCACTGGGTACTGTTATCGAAGTGGGTAGTCTGCATCACGATGAACATCGACACGTTTATGAGATTGACTTATTTGTGCAACGCCACGGCGATGAGCCTCTTGGTTCTTTGCGATTATGCATTGACCGTGACTACATATTGGCGCAAGTGTACGACAAAGCCATCACCATTTTGCTCTCCCAGTTTATCCGCACAATGCTGGTATCTGCGCTGATTTTAATGCTGGTGACGCACATGGTAACGCGTCATTTAAACAAACTCGCCGCATGGGCAGACCAGAATGATTTGCATCGCCCTCTGGTATTGCAGCGCCAACAGCGCTGGCCGGATGAGTTGAGCCGTTTACAGCAAGCGATGGATCATCAGCGCAGGCGAATACTGCAAGCATTGCAGCAGCGTGATCAAGCCAACGATCAACTGCGTGAATTGAATGACACGCTGGAGCATAAAGTCGAGGAGCGCACGCAACGGCTAACCGAAGCTTTCCAGCATTTACAACGTTCCATGCATGAGTTACGCAGTACACAAGAGCAGCTGGTGATGTCGGAAAAAATGGCACAATTAGGCAACCTGGTGGCTGGCGTCGCACATGAATTAAATACCCCACTTGGCACGGCAATGACAGCCAGCAGTTTTCTACACGATACATTGCACAACAGCCTGCATGACACCGAGTTGGACGACGATGTGGCCGAGGCATTGCAACTGATGGAGGACAATCTTCGCCGGGCACTCAATATTGTTAATACCTTTAAGCGTTTAGCCGTCGACCCGGAGCAAGAAGCGCGCCGCCGTTTTCGCTTAGATGAACTGGAAGCAGAGCTGGCGGAATTAATTGCTCAATATGGTGTGGCAGATCGTTTGCAATTGCACTTACAGCTGGCGGACGTGTGGATGAACACCTATTTCAGCAGTTTTATGACGGTGTTACAGGCGTTGCTCAGTAACAGCATTGAACACGGCTACCCTGACGGTCAGGCGATGACCATTGGCATAGAAGCGCAGTGCGTTGATCGCCATTGGTTGCAGTTGGTATTCAGTGACGATGGCGTTGGCATGACAACGGAGGCGCTGCAGCGGGCATTTGATCCGTTTTATACCACGCGCCGGTTTAAGGGCAATACTGGCCTTGGATTGCATCTGGTGTACAACCTGGTCACGCAGATTTTGGCGGGCAGCATCGAGCCACAGCAGAGCGAGCGTGGCGTTAGCTGGATATTACGCATTCCGGTCGATGTTACCCGTGAGGAGCGCACCCCGCTGAAGGGGCTGTTCTCACAGCACGAGCCATAA
- a CDS encoding TetR/AcrR family transcriptional regulator, which yields MTNQKYKPGKIRERNEENILAAAEREFVRNGFKGTSMQAIADRAEVPKANVHYYFKSKANLYRALLDHIMQSWNEVLEDITPEDDPALVLSRFIAVKVEQSYLNPNGSKIFAMEIIQGAPHLKEHLSQEMRQWVKEKSAVIQSWIDQGKLRAVDPMHLIFMIWSTTQHYADFETQVLEVSNKRQYELEDIERITHFLQDMILTGCGLQRPQ from the coding sequence ATGACCAATCAGAAGTACAAACCGGGTAAAATCCGCGAACGTAACGAAGAAAACATATTGGCTGCCGCCGAGCGTGAATTTGTGCGCAATGGGTTTAAAGGCACCAGCATGCAAGCCATTGCAGATCGGGCCGAAGTGCCCAAAGCCAATGTGCACTATTATTTTAAAAGCAAAGCCAACCTCTATCGGGCACTGCTCGATCACATTATGCAAAGCTGGAACGAGGTGCTGGAAGACATCACCCCGGAAGACGACCCAGCTCTGGTATTAAGCCGCTTTATTGCGGTAAAAGTTGAACAATCCTACCTAAATCCGAATGGCTCGAAGATTTTTGCCATGGAGATCATTCAAGGCGCACCGCATCTAAAAGAACACCTGAGCCAAGAAATGCGCCAATGGGTAAAAGAAAAAAGTGCCGTCATTCAAAGCTGGATCGATCAAGGGAAATTGCGCGCCGTCGACCCCATGCACCTGATTTTTATGATCTGGTCAACCACCCAGCACTATGCAGATTTTGAAACTCAGGTATTGGAAGTCTCGAATAAACGCCAATACGAATTGGAAGACATCGAACGTATTACGCATTTTCTGCAGGACATGATTCTCACTGGCTGCGGACTGCAACGGCCACAATAA
- the purU gene encoding formyltetrahydrofolate deformylase — protein sequence MERVYRLTISCPDRVGIVAKVGQFLSGHGGWIVEANHYSDLASGQFFMRHCIKADSLPLGLEQFKQEFAAIADAFDMQWDVKDSGEAKKVILMASRESHCLADLLHRWHSQELHCDIPCVISNHDTLRSMVEWHGIPFFHVPVDKSNKEEHFRRVSAIVDEHHADTIVLARYMQILPPDLCQRYAGQVINIHHSFLPSFVGAKPYHQAAERGVKLIGATCHYVTEELDAGPIIDQDVIRVSHKDTVEDMVRLGKDVEKMVLARGVRSHLEDRVLRHGNKTIVF from the coding sequence ATGGAACGAGTGTACCGTTTAACCATTTCCTGCCCTGACCGTGTTGGTATTGTTGCCAAAGTAGGGCAGTTCCTGTCCGGCCATGGTGGCTGGATTGTCGAAGCGAATCACTATTCCGATCTGGCCAGTGGTCAGTTTTTTATGCGCCACTGCATCAAGGCGGATTCTTTGCCGTTGGGTCTGGAGCAGTTTAAGCAAGAGTTTGCTGCCATTGCCGACGCGTTTGATATGCAGTGGGATGTCAAAGACTCGGGTGAGGCCAAAAAAGTCATTTTAATGGCCAGCCGAGAAAGCCATTGTTTGGCCGATTTACTGCATCGCTGGCACAGTCAGGAACTGCATTGCGATATTCCTTGCGTGATTTCCAACCACGACACATTGCGTTCTATGGTCGAATGGCACGGCATTCCTTTTTTTCATGTGCCGGTGGATAAAAGCAATAAAGAAGAACATTTCCGCCGTGTCAGTGCCATTGTTGATGAGCACCACGCCGATACCATAGTGCTTGCACGTTATATGCAAATCCTGCCGCCAGATTTGTGCCAACGTTACGCTGGCCAGGTGATCAATATTCACCACAGCTTTTTACCCTCTTTTGTCGGCGCCAAGCCCTACCATCAGGCCGCAGAGCGTGGCGTCAAACTGATTGGTGCGACCTGCCACTACGTTACAGAAGAGCTGGACGCTGGCCCCATCATTGATCAGGACGTCATTCGCGTCAGCCACAAAGACACGGTGGAAGACATGGTACGGTTGGGCAAAGATGTGGAAAAAATGGTGTTGGCCCGAGGTGTGCGCAGTCACCTGGAAGATCGCGTGTTACGTCACGGCAACAAAACCATCGTTTTCTAA
- a CDS encoding DUF5020 family protein, translating to MKKAIIGTLLASAVVIPAQAEQYWADNSVSVLYGEDYKLVPDEKLTTMTLEHASGHSWGGLFFFVDRHVGETPEGGTQFKETYGEFSPKFTVLKMDGFVSAINAAFTYEFGSTNDASGQQDNYLYGVGADLNVPGMNYFGATYYYANNENVENDHQLTLTYGWNKGNFNIDGYIDYSTATEDLNAQFHFNPQITYNVGPALGLKNKIKVGVEYSYWNNKFGLNFIDDEDKDQNAVSFMVKAHL from the coding sequence ATGAAAAAAGCAATCATTGGTACCCTGCTGGCCAGCGCCGTGGTCATTCCAGCGCAAGCAGAACAATACTGGGCAGACAACAGCGTGTCTGTATTGTACGGCGAAGACTACAAGCTCGTACCCGATGAAAAACTCACCACCATGACCTTAGAGCACGCTTCCGGCCACAGCTGGGGCGGTTTGTTCTTCTTCGTTGATCGCCATGTGGGCGAAACCCCAGAAGGCGGCACTCAGTTTAAAGAAACTTACGGCGAGTTTTCACCGAAGTTTACCGTGCTGAAAATGGACGGTTTTGTCAGCGCCATTAACGCCGCATTCACCTACGAATTTGGCTCCACCAATGACGCTTCTGGCCAGCAGGACAACTACCTGTACGGTGTCGGAGCGGATCTGAATGTGCCTGGCATGAACTACTTCGGTGCTACCTACTACTACGCCAACAATGAAAATGTTGAAAATGACCACCAGCTGACACTGACTTACGGCTGGAACAAAGGCAACTTCAACATTGATGGCTACATAGACTATTCCACCGCCACCGAAGATTTGAACGCTCAGTTCCACTTTAACCCGCAAATCACCTACAACGTCGGCCCAGCACTGGGACTGAAAAACAAGATCAAAGTGGGGGTTGAATACAGCTACTGGAACAACAAGTTTGGTTTGAACTTTATCGACGATGAAGACAAAGACCAAAACGCAGTGAGCTTTATGGTCAAAGCGCACCTGTAA
- a CDS encoding 8-oxoguanine deaminase has product MTTLWIKHPKACFTANQANADNGIVVADGHIVEQVPHGQQPNTAITHHWDASQHVVLPGLINAHHHFYQTLTRAYPAALNKPLFPWLTSLYPLWAKLTSDWHAQATELALVELLLSGCTTAADHHYVFPQQLHHAIDQQADIALRLGMRVTLTRGSMSLSQEDGGLPPKQVVQTEQTILDDSERLIRRWHQQDSQQLVEIALAPCSPFSVTTELMSTTAELARHYDVGLHTHLAETEDENAFCLQRFGLRPVDYLDSVGWLQPRTWLAHGIHFTNDEIRRLGQTHTGICHCPSSNMLLASGICSVNDLLQAGCPVGLGVDGSASNDHSNLMQEVRQALLIQRLRYPADRFGHIEALTLATRGSAQLLNRSDIGELAVGKKADLALFKLDEPRFSGSHDPLAALVLSGAHRADAVMVHGQWKVLDGEWLGGNLTELMQSHQRAAQQLINSSPH; this is encoded by the coding sequence ATGACGACTCTCTGGATTAAACACCCCAAAGCCTGCTTTACCGCCAACCAAGCCAATGCCGATAACGGCATCGTGGTGGCCGATGGCCATATCGTCGAGCAGGTACCCCACGGGCAGCAACCGAACACAGCGATCACGCACCACTGGGACGCCAGTCAGCACGTAGTGCTGCCGGGGCTGATTAATGCCCACCATCATTTTTATCAGACCCTGACACGTGCCTACCCTGCTGCCTTGAACAAACCTCTGTTTCCCTGGCTCACCAGCTTGTATCCACTGTGGGCCAAGTTAACCTCCGACTGGCACGCCCAAGCCACGGAGCTGGCCCTGGTAGAGCTACTACTGTCCGGCTGCACCACCGCCGCCGACCATCATTATGTGTTTCCACAGCAGTTGCACCATGCCATCGATCAGCAAGCCGACATCGCCTTACGCTTGGGCATGCGGGTGACGCTGACTCGTGGATCGATGTCACTCAGTCAAGAGGACGGTGGCTTACCGCCAAAGCAAGTGGTGCAAACAGAGCAAACCATTTTGGATGACAGCGAGCGTTTGATTCGACGCTGGCACCAGCAAGACAGCCAACAGCTAGTAGAGATTGCCCTCGCCCCCTGCTCACCCTTTTCAGTGACCACAGAGCTGATGTCGACTACGGCGGAGCTGGCCCGACACTATGATGTGGGCCTGCATACACACCTAGCTGAAACCGAAGATGAAAATGCCTTTTGTCTGCAGCGCTTTGGTCTGCGCCCAGTCGATTACCTCGACTCCGTGGGTTGGCTGCAACCACGCACCTGGCTGGCCCATGGCATTCATTTTACTAACGATGAAATCCGCCGTTTAGGCCAAACTCACACCGGCATTTGCCACTGCCCTTCTTCTAATATGTTACTGGCTTCTGGCATTTGCTCCGTCAATGATTTACTGCAGGCGGGCTGTCCGGTGGGACTGGGAGTCGATGGCAGTGCCTCTAACGATCACAGCAATCTGATGCAGGAAGTCCGACAGGCACTATTGATTCAACGACTGCGCTATCCCGCCGATCGTTTTGGTCACATAGAGGCACTCACGCTAGCAACTAGGGGTTCAGCACAACTGTTGAATCGCTCCGATATCGGCGAATTAGCGGTAGGCAAAAAGGCAGATTTAGCGCTGTTTAAACTCGATGAGCCACGTTTTAGCGGCAGCCATGATCCACTAGCAGCGTTAGTATTAAGCGGCGCCCACCGGGCCGATGCTGTTATGGTCCATGGCCAGTGGAAAGTACTCGATGGCGAGTGGCTGGGTGGCAACCTGACAGAGCTTATGCAAAGTCATCAAAGGGCTGCTCAGCAACTGATTAATAGCTCACCGCACTGA
- a CDS encoding HPP family protein, which yields MSLVVFDMGRRVETPVQPDRLRTHKTAATTALHDGQPSTHGYDAIADDAYQQAQQRPPQPVAYVQDIMSADVETLSPSDSLGLALRRFKNSSFHHFPVVDEQLQVHGILSDRDALNAMLQHTDIQHHPVSRYASHPVVCIRPSADIRQAAQTLYQYNIGALPVINEQQQLCGILTPSDILRTLSHYGPMELWA from the coding sequence ATGTCTTTAGTAGTCTTCGATATGGGACGGCGGGTGGAAACCCCAGTTCAGCCGGATCGCCTGCGCACCCATAAAACCGCTGCGACCACAGCCCTGCACGACGGCCAGCCCAGCACCCATGGCTACGATGCCATCGCCGACGATGCTTATCAACAAGCCCAGCAACGCCCGCCTCAGCCCGTCGCCTACGTGCAGGATATAATGTCTGCAGACGTCGAAACCCTGTCACCCAGTGATAGCTTGGGATTGGCACTGCGGCGCTTTAAGAACAGCAGTTTTCACCATTTTCCAGTGGTGGATGAGCAACTTCAGGTGCATGGTATTTTGTCCGACCGCGACGCACTGAATGCCATGTTGCAGCACACTGATATCCAACATCACCCTGTCAGCCGTTACGCTAGCCATCCGGTGGTCTGTATTCGTCCCAGCGCCGACATTCGCCAAGCAGCACAGACCCTTTACCAATACAACATTGGCGCACTGCCGGTAATAAATGAGCAGCAACAACTGTGCGGAATTTTGACACCGTCCGATATTTTGCGCACATTGAGTCATTATGGCCCGATGGAATTATGGGCCTGA
- the pyrE gene encoding orotate phosphoribosyltransferase, which translates to MMTLAQRIKDIAELQGQFTLRSGKTSDRYFDKYRIESDPSILADLAQHMVTLIPAETEVLCGLEMGGIPIVTMMSHYSGLPAAFIRKQAKEHGTCRYAEGADLHNKKIVLVEDVVSSGGAIIDATNMLRADGIEVTLALCAIDRQTGGKEKLADHGVDLKSALTAADLDNAGQS; encoded by the coding sequence ATGATGACGTTAGCGCAACGAATAAAGGATATTGCTGAGCTGCAAGGCCAGTTTACCTTACGCAGCGGTAAAACCAGCGATCGGTATTTTGATAAATATCGCATTGAATCAGACCCAAGCATTCTGGCCGATTTGGCGCAGCACATGGTGACACTTATTCCTGCTGAAACCGAGGTGCTGTGCGGCCTGGAAATGGGCGGTATTCCCATCGTCACCATGATGAGCCATTACTCCGGTTTGCCCGCTGCATTTATCCGCAAGCAAGCTAAAGAACACGGCACCTGCCGATATGCCGAAGGTGCGGATTTGCACAACAAAAAGATTGTCTTGGTGGAAGACGTTGTCTCCAGCGGTGGTGCCATCATCGACGCCACCAATATGTTACGCGCTGATGGCATTGAGGTAACTCTGGCTCTGTGTGCCATCGACCGTCAAACCGGTGGCAAAGAAAAACTGGCCGATCACGGCGTAGACCTGAAAAGTGCATTAACGGCTGCCGATCTGGATAACGCTGGGCAGAGTTAG
- a CDS encoding PepSY-associated TM helix domain-containing protein codes for MSRKTLVTVHLYLAAFFTPMVIMMAISGGLYLFGIKGQMNYQTLAHVTAPDWSDDSAQRTQQVRKLLQAQQLASDFEYLKIKGDTWYTRPTSREHFRLQQHGEQLRVDQAQPNLQAMMIELHKGHGPGWFKWFEKAFALGLLLVMVSGFIMGLQSPLLKKQTLVLSASGLIIIVLLALA; via the coding sequence ATGTCAAGAAAAACCCTGGTCACTGTGCATTTATATTTGGCCGCTTTCTTTACCCCAATGGTAATAATGATGGCAATTTCCGGCGGTTTATATCTGTTTGGTATCAAAGGTCAGATGAATTACCAAACGCTGGCTCATGTTACCGCGCCGGACTGGTCTGATGACAGTGCTCAACGCACTCAGCAAGTCCGTAAGCTGTTGCAAGCCCAGCAATTGGCCAGCGATTTTGAGTATTTGAAAATCAAGGGTGATACTTGGTACACACGTCCCACCAGTCGTGAGCACTTTCGTTTGCAGCAACACGGCGAACAGCTTCGCGTCGATCAAGCGCAGCCCAACTTGCAGGCAATGATGATCGAGCTACACAAAGGCCATGGTCCAGGCTGGTTTAAGTGGTTTGAAAAAGCCTTTGCGCTGGGGTTGCTGTTGGTGATGGTGTCGGGTTTTATTATGGGATTACAGTCACCCTTGTTAAAAAAGCAAACACTGGTATTAAGTGCTTCTGGTTTAATAATAATAGTGTTATTAGCGCTGGCTTGA
- a CDS encoding GNAT family N-acetyltransferase, which produces MPLQFSTARLTVTPLPHLAVADSASPNLDRSGLENQDASRPNATHALLEQLPQLLSPAVVQHLPAHFQHIHNSTQAAAWLNQMQAESHMLTIQFSASQALVGLLFIAEPEPNAAYIGYLLAEAYWRQGLASELLQGLIETAQQHKQWHQLVGGVEADNLASCRVLEKLGFKQQPAQGESLFYSFDLKANRP; this is translated from the coding sequence ATGCCACTCCAGTTTTCCACCGCACGCCTGACGGTTACGCCGCTGCCCCATTTGGCCGTCGCTGATTCGGCAAGCCCTAACCTTGATCGCTCGGGTCTTGAAAACCAGGATGCCAGCCGCCCGAACGCTACCCATGCACTATTAGAACAACTTCCCCAGTTGCTAAGCCCAGCGGTGGTTCAGCATCTGCCAGCGCATTTTCAACACATCCACAACAGCACCCAAGCCGCTGCCTGGCTGAACCAAATGCAAGCAGAAAGCCATATGCTAACTATTCAATTCAGCGCTAGCCAAGCCTTGGTCGGGCTGCTGTTTATTGCCGAACCAGAACCCAATGCAGCCTACATTGGTTATTTGTTGGCCGAGGCTTACTGGCGACAAGGTCTGGCCAGTGAGCTACTGCAGGGGCTGATCGAAACGGCGCAGCAACACAAACAATGGCATCAACTGGTCGGCGGCGTCGAGGCCGACAACCTGGCCTCGTGCCGCGTATTGGAAAAGCTCGGCTTTAAACAGCAACCAGCGCAGGGCGAGTCGTTGTTTTATTCGTTTGATCTCAAGGCTAACAGGCCCTAA